From a single Candidatus Defluviilinea gracilis genomic region:
- a CDS encoding zinc ribbon domain-containing protein codes for MNLDPSFLSNIILVLTGFGAAFIAALWIALVIWTYRDIRTRARDPLAQTLATLLVAVLSLPGILVYLILRPPKTLEEDYQKTLEEEALLQALEDLPLCPGCERRVKDDWQVCPNCHTKLKKNCENCNKLMELPWNICPYCGASATGARRDATSLDDALRGLKVDETAGEVKAEG; via the coding sequence ATGAATCTTGACCCCTCATTTCTCAGCAACATTATCCTGGTCTTGACAGGTTTCGGCGCCGCCTTCATCGCCGCGTTATGGATCGCGCTCGTCATTTGGACGTATCGCGATATCCGCACGCGCGCGCGCGATCCGCTCGCGCAGACCCTGGCAACGCTTCTTGTCGCCGTATTGAGTCTGCCGGGCATCCTCGTGTATTTGATCCTACGCCCGCCGAAGACCCTCGAAGAAGATTACCAAAAGACGTTGGAAGAAGAAGCGCTCCTTCAGGCTCTCGAAGATTTACCCCTCTGCCCCGGTTGCGAACGGCGCGTCAAAGATGACTGGCAGGTATGCCCGAACTGTCACACCAAATTGAAAAAGAACTGCGAGAACTGCAACAAACTGATGGAACTCCCGTGGAACATCTGCCCCTACTGCGGCGCTTCCGCCACCGGCGCGCGCCGCGACGCGACAAGCTTGGACGATGCCCTGCGCGGGTTAAAAGTAGACGAAACCGCCGGGGAAGTCAAAGCAGAAGGATAA
- a CDS encoding TerC family protein: MEWLLQPQTWIAFLTLVVLELVLGVDNIIFISILAGKLPVEDQSRARTTGILLAVVTRLLLLFSLSWIINLKDPIFTVMGYTLSERDIVLLAGGIFLIWKATREIHEKLEGSEGHASAKVHASFWSVIVQIMLLDIVFSLDSVITAVGMVDELPIMIAAVIIAALVMIFLAAPLSNFVEGHPTIKMLALSFLLLIGFTLVVESLDVHIPKGYIYFAMGFSVMVETLNLRMRQRSEPVQLRSPYQASAPVPAMAEVSAPKTRSVKSIPKKKSTKKRK, encoded by the coding sequence ATGGAGTGGCTTTTACAACCCCAAACTTGGATCGCGTTCCTCACGCTCGTTGTGCTGGAACTCGTCCTCGGCGTGGATAATATTATCTTTATTTCGATTCTGGCGGGCAAGTTGCCCGTTGAAGATCAGTCGCGCGCCCGTACCACAGGCATTTTGTTGGCGGTGGTGACGCGGTTGCTGTTGTTGTTCTCTCTCTCGTGGATCATCAACCTCAAGGATCCCATATTTACCGTGATGGGGTATACCCTTTCCGAGCGCGACATCGTCCTTCTGGCGGGCGGCATTTTCTTGATCTGGAAAGCCACGCGCGAAATTCATGAGAAACTGGAAGGCTCCGAAGGACATGCCTCCGCCAAAGTCCATGCCTCGTTTTGGAGCGTGATCGTTCAGATCATGTTGTTGGACATCGTCTTCTCGCTCGATTCGGTCATCACCGCCGTCGGCATGGTGGATGAGTTGCCGATCATGATCGCGGCGGTCATCATCGCCGCATTAGTGATGATCTTCCTTGCCGCCCCTCTCAGCAATTTTGTCGAGGGACATCCCACGATCAAGATGCTTGCGCTCAGTTTCTTGCTGTTGATTGGCTTTACGCTGGTCGTCGAAAGTCTTGACGTGCACATCCCGAAGGGATATATCTACTTCGCCATGGGCTTCTCTGTGATGGTGGAAACGCTGAACTTGCGGATGCGCCAACGCTCCGAGCCTGTGCAACTGCGCAGTCCATACCAAGCCAGCGCTCCTGTCCCTGCGATGGCGGAGGTGTCGGCTCCAAAGACCCGTTCGGTGAAATCTATCCCAAAAAAGAAATCTACAAAGAAACGAAAATAA
- a CDS encoding CTP synthase — protein sequence MTTKYLFFTGGVVSSVGKGVTAAATGLLLKERGFNVTVQKLDPYINVDPGTMSPYQHGEVYVLDDGAETDLDLGHYERFIDIRLSRSSNFTSGQVYAEIIGKERRGDFLGGTIQVIPHITNEIKRRVASIGKETNADIVLVEVGGTVGDIESQPFLEVLRQLRNEVGRENVFFIHVTWLPYIKATGEIKTKPTQHSVAALRSIGISPNMIIARSDYPVDKDICDKIALFCDVEKEAVVPMITSDVLYEVPLLLEKAGVSDYLVEKLNMKATRRVDMKPWEKLVERVRKPKQTVKVALVGKYVELQDAYMSVREALKHAALANDVEVEIGWVHAADLEKDKGWDVVQNADGILVPGGFGSRGIEGKILAARYAREKKVPYLGLCLGMQVMCIEFARGVLNHEDANSSEFDRGSEYPVIDLMLDQRAITDMGGTMRLGLYPCELQEGSKAAKAYGEKKVEERHRHRFEFNNNYKKDFEKAGMVFSGMSPDGKLVEIVEIEDHPFMVASQFHPEFLSRPMKPHPLFVGFMKAVRDGRK from the coding sequence ATGACCACAAAATATTTATTTTTCACGGGCGGGGTTGTTTCTTCGGTTGGCAAAGGCGTGACTGCGGCGGCGACAGGACTCTTGCTGAAGGAACGAGGTTTCAATGTGACCGTGCAGAAATTGGATCCGTATATCAACGTGGACCCTGGCACGATGAGTCCGTACCAACATGGAGAGGTGTACGTGCTCGATGACGGCGCGGAAACGGACCTCGATCTGGGTCACTACGAACGATTCATTGACATCCGCCTCAGCCGTTCGTCCAACTTCACCAGCGGACAGGTCTACGCCGAGATCATCGGCAAAGAACGGCGCGGCGATTTTCTTGGCGGGACGATTCAGGTCATTCCGCACATTACGAATGAGATCAAGCGGCGAGTCGCGTCCATTGGCAAAGAGACGAATGCCGATATTGTACTGGTCGAGGTCGGCGGGACGGTTGGCGACATCGAGTCGCAGCCGTTTCTCGAAGTGCTGAGACAACTCCGCAACGAGGTCGGGCGCGAGAACGTGTTCTTCATCCACGTGACGTGGTTGCCGTACATCAAAGCGACGGGCGAGATCAAGACCAAGCCCACGCAACACTCCGTGGCGGCGTTGCGCTCGATCGGTATTTCGCCAAACATGATCATCGCGCGTTCAGATTATCCTGTTGACAAAGATATTTGCGACAAGATCGCGCTGTTCTGCGACGTGGAAAAAGAAGCCGTCGTGCCGATGATCACGAGCGATGTGTTGTATGAAGTCCCGCTTTTGTTGGAGAAGGCGGGCGTCAGCGATTATCTCGTTGAGAAGTTGAACATGAAAGCCACGCGCAGGGTGGACATGAAGCCATGGGAGAAACTTGTGGAGCGCGTGAGAAAACCGAAGCAAACGGTGAAAGTTGCCTTGGTTGGAAAATATGTCGAACTGCAAGACGCGTATATGTCGGTGCGCGAGGCGTTGAAACATGCCGCGCTCGCCAACGACGTGGAAGTGGAGATCGGCTGGGTGCACGCGGCTGACCTCGAAAAAGACAAAGGCTGGGATGTGGTGCAAAACGCGGATGGCATCCTCGTCCCTGGCGGGTTCGGCTCGCGCGGCATCGAAGGGAAAATTTTAGCGGCGCGGTATGCGCGCGAGAAGAAAGTTCCGTATCTCGGTCTGTGTTTGGGGATGCAAGTGATGTGCATTGAATTCGCGCGCGGCGTGTTGAATCACGAAGATGCCAACTCCTCTGAGTTTGATCGCGGCTCGGAATATCCCGTCATTGACTTGATGCTCGACCAACGCGCGATCACCGACATGGGCGGCACGATGCGGCTCGGCTTATATCCCTGCGAATTGCAGGAAGGCTCGAAAGCCGCCAAAGCCTACGGCGAGAAAAAAGTGGAGGAACGTCACCGCCATCGCTTCGAGTTCAACAACAATTACAAAAAAGATTTTGAGAAGGCAGGCATGGTTTTCTCAGGCATGTCTCCCGACGGCAAACTGGTGGAAATCGTCGAGATCGAGGATCATCCATTCATGGTGGCGAGTCAGTTCCACCCTGAGTTTTTGTCGCGCCCGATGAAGCCGCATCCGTTGTTTGTGGGGTTTATGAAAGCGGTGAGGGATGGGAGGAAGTGA
- a CDS encoding roadblock/LC7 domain-containing protein, translating to MAKSRADQIVDRLRNMQAAAPDIEASAVVSVDGLIMASALQQGVEEDRVSAMSAAMLSLGERISNELGRGGLEQVYIKGDAGSIVLTSIGQEAVLTAMARHEAKLGLIFLEMRRAAEDIVKLVG from the coding sequence ATGGCAAAATCCCGCGCCGACCAGATCGTGGACCGATTACGAAACATGCAAGCCGCCGCGCCCGATATCGAGGCTTCGGCCGTTGTTTCTGTGGACGGGTTGATCATGGCTTCGGCTTTGCAGCAAGGCGTGGAGGAAGATCGCGTGTCGGCAATGTCGGCGGCGATGCTCTCGCTCGGCGAGCGGATCTCCAACGAGTTGGGACGCGGAGGGTTGGAGCAGGTGTACATCAAAGGCGATGCGGGGTCGATCGTGTTGACGTCTATTGGGCAGGAAGCAGTGTTAACTGCCATGGCGCGGCATGAAGCGAAACTCGGTTTGATCTTTCTCGAGATGCGGCGCGCCGCGGAAGATATTGTGAAACTGGTCGGATGA
- a CDS encoding aminoacyl-tRNA hydrolase produces the protein MTDPYLLIGLGNPGREYANTRHNFGFMAIDRLAVRLNARGMKVQSKAIVMDSKYEDHKLILAKPQTYMNLSGQSVQGLAHFYKIPNENLMILSDDLDLPFGTIRIRASGGPGGQRGLSSILEKLGTKDIPRMRLGIGRPPGRMDPADYVLQNFSRDDLKSLSELLDRAADAALEFVVNGLTAAMNKFNGDGGE, from the coding sequence ATGACAGACCCCTACCTCCTCATCGGACTCGGCAACCCAGGACGTGAATACGCCAACACACGTCACAACTTTGGCTTCATGGCAATTGACCGTCTCGCGGTGCGACTCAACGCGCGCGGCATGAAAGTTCAATCGAAAGCCATTGTGATGGATTCGAAATATGAAGACCACAAACTCATCCTCGCCAAGCCGCAGACGTATATGAATCTCTCAGGTCAATCGGTGCAGGGACTGGCTCACTTCTACAAAATTCCCAACGAAAACCTGATGATCCTCTCCGACGATCTTGATCTGCCCTTCGGCACAATCCGCATCCGCGCCTCGGGCGGACCTGGCGGACAGCGCGGCTTATCATCCATTTTGGAAAAACTCGGCACGAAAGATATTCCGCGTATGAGGCTCGGCATCGGTCGCCCGCCTGGTCGCATGGACCCCGCCGATTACGTCCTGCAAAACTTCTCACGCGATGATCTAAAATCCCTTTCCGAGCTCCTCGACCGCGCCGCCGACGCCGCGCTTGAATTTGTGGTGAATGGTTTGACTGCCGCGATGAATAAGTTTAATGGTGACGGTGGTGAGTAG
- the mfd gene encoding transcription-repair coupling factor, translating into MEYDGGGQLFVPVHQADRLTRYVGAEGAAPALDRLGGQEWHEKKGRVKAAVLEVAQEMLDLYARRHVALGYSFKPDTAWQKELEDSFPYVETEDQLRALNDIKRDMESSRPMDRLLCGDVGYGKTEVALRAAFKAVMDGKQVAILVPTTVLAQQHYETFLQRLAAFPLKVEMLSRFRTPREQTTILHGLAIGEIDIVIGTHRLISGDVQFKELGLVVIDEEQRFGVTHKEHLKKLRTEVDVLTLTATPIPRTLYMALTGVRDISNLNTPPEERLPIVTHVGPYSPKLVRQAILRELERGGQIFFVHNRVQTIDAMRAHLNQLVPEANVDIGHGQMPENQLSDVMHRFNNGDTDILLSTTIIESGLDIPNANTLIVDRADTFGLAQLYQLRGRVGRGAARAYSYFFRHNKLTPTVDGQQRLEVIAENTQLGAGYSIAMRDLEIRGAGELLGTRQSGHIQAVGFHLYTRLLADAVRRLRVAGSMLKVESPAAQPSNFQTFNLQPMSMPVNVDLPLAVGIPAEYIPDQDLRLRLYRRIADLRDETEIDALASEFKDRFGELPEMTANLFYQMRVKLRAEKAGLSSINWESGQIVLRYPTPTNGTEPKRLADLSAGIRGGKSAYWCSFGEAWVGRLLEVLGRL; encoded by the coding sequence GTGGAATATGACGGCGGCGGGCAGTTGTTCGTGCCTGTGCATCAAGCGGATCGGTTGACGCGTTATGTGGGCGCGGAGGGCGCGGCGCCCGCGTTGGATCGTTTGGGCGGGCAGGAGTGGCACGAGAAAAAAGGACGCGTGAAAGCCGCGGTGTTGGAAGTGGCGCAAGAGATGTTGGACTTGTACGCGCGCCGTCATGTGGCGCTGGGATATTCATTCAAGCCCGATACCGCGTGGCAAAAAGAATTGGAAGATTCGTTTCCGTATGTGGAGACCGAAGATCAACTGCGCGCGTTGAACGACATCAAACGCGACATGGAATCGTCGCGCCCGATGGATCGTCTGTTGTGCGGCGACGTGGGTTACGGCAAAACCGAAGTGGCGTTGCGCGCCGCGTTCAAAGCCGTGATGGACGGCAAGCAGGTTGCGATTCTTGTGCCGACCACTGTTCTTGCACAACAACATTACGAAACATTTTTGCAACGACTCGCCGCGTTCCCTCTGAAAGTGGAAATGCTTTCGCGCTTTCGCACGCCGCGCGAGCAGACGACGATTTTGCATGGGCTCGCCATCGGCGAGATTGACATCGTGATCGGCACGCATCGTTTGATCTCTGGCGATGTGCAATTCAAAGAACTCGGCTTGGTCGTCATTGACGAAGAGCAACGCTTCGGCGTCACGCACAAGGAGCATCTCAAAAAACTTCGCACCGAAGTGGACGTGTTGACTCTCACCGCCACGCCGATTCCGCGCACGCTCTACATGGCGCTCACGGGCGTGCGCGATATTTCGAATCTCAACACGCCGCCCGAGGAGCGACTGCCCATCGTCACGCATGTCGGTCCGTATTCGCCGAAACTTGTGCGGCAGGCGATCCTGCGCGAACTCGAACGCGGCGGACAAATTTTCTTTGTGCATAACCGCGTCCAGACCATCGACGCGATGCGCGCGCATCTCAATCAACTCGTCCCCGAAGCGAACGTGGATATCGGTCACGGGCAGATGCCAGAGAATCAACTCTCCGATGTGATGCACCGCTTCAACAACGGCGACACCGATATTTTGTTGTCAACGACGATCATCGAATCGGGATTGGACATCCCCAACGCGAACACGCTCATCGTGGACCGCGCCGACACCTTCGGCTTGGCTCAACTCTATCAACTACGCGGTCGTGTCGGACGTGGAGCTGCGCGCGCCTACTCCTACTTTTTTCGCCACAACAAGCTGACCCCCACCGTGGACGGTCAACAGCGGCTCGAAGTGATCGCCGAAAACACGCAACTCGGCGCGGGCTATTCGATCGCCATGCGCGACCTTGAAATCCGCGGCGCCGGCGAACTGCTCGGCACGCGTCAATCGGGTCACATTCAAGCGGTGGGATTCCATTTGTATACAAGGCTGTTGGCAGATGCGGTGAGGCGTTTGCGGGTTGCAGGTTCCATGTTGAAAGTTGAAAGTCCCGCCGCTCAACCTTCAAACTTTCAAACCTTCAACCTTCAACCCATGTCCATGCCCGTTAACGTAGACCTGCCTCTCGCCGTCGGAATCCCTGCCGAGTACATCCCCGATCAGGATTTGCGTTTGCGGTTGTATCGTCGCATCGCGGATTTGCGCGACGAAACCGAAATCGACGCGCTGGCATCCGAGTTCAAAGATCGCTTCGGCGAATTGCCCGAAATGACCGCGAATCTGTTTTATCAGATGCGAGTCAAATTGCGAGCCGAGAAGGCGGGATTGTCCTCCATCAACTGGGAAAGCGGACAGATCGTCTTGCGCTACCCGACTCCCACGAACGGCACGGAACCCAAACGTCTCGCCGACCTGAGCGCGGGCATCCGCGGCGGCAAGTCCGCGTATTGGTGTTCGTTTGGGGAGGCGTGGGTGGGGAGGTTGTTGGAGGTGTTGGGGAGGTTGTGA